Proteins from a genomic interval of Rubinisphaera italica:
- a CDS encoding Gfo/Idh/MocA family protein, translating into METTNGSLNRKLRMALCGGGQGSFIGRVHATAAVLDNRAALVAGALSSNPEKAKASAPAYDISEERAYGSYDEMVEKEMKLPEGERIDFVSVATPNHTHFPIAKCALEAGINVICDKPMTFDFAQAEEMVAAVEKSGAVFAVSHNYTGYPLVRQAREMILSGELGEIQAIRSNYIQGWLRTKLEDSDQKQAAWRTDPSKSGAAGAFGDIGTHAYNLGRYMTGLFPEEVSCHLKSMVEGRALDDYGHAVIRMENGGLMTVTASQISHGRENDLFIEVDGTKKALQWKQENPNEMIVRENGQPHKIYTRDPNAPFMTPLAASSCRLPAGHPEAFFEAFANVYRFAYDAMVLRAEGKEFEKKDTIYPNVYDGAEGMYFIQQCVASSKENGAWLPMKYEKARR; encoded by the coding sequence ATGGAAACTACAAACGGCTCGCTCAATCGTAAACTTCGGATGGCCCTGTGTGGCGGAGGCCAGGGATCTTTTATTGGTCGTGTGCATGCCACCGCAGCAGTGCTCGATAATCGAGCCGCGCTGGTTGCCGGGGCTTTGTCTTCGAATCCGGAAAAAGCGAAAGCCTCTGCACCCGCTTACGACATCTCCGAAGAACGCGCCTACGGCAGCTATGATGAGATGGTTGAAAAGGAAATGAAGTTGCCAGAAGGCGAACGGATTGATTTTGTCAGTGTGGCCACGCCGAATCATACCCACTTTCCGATTGCCAAATGTGCCTTGGAGGCGGGGATCAATGTGATTTGCGATAAACCAATGACCTTCGATTTTGCTCAGGCAGAAGAAATGGTAGCCGCAGTGGAAAAATCGGGAGCGGTGTTTGCTGTCTCTCATAACTACACAGGCTATCCGCTCGTGCGGCAGGCTCGCGAAATGATTCTCTCTGGTGAACTGGGAGAGATTCAGGCGATTCGCTCCAACTACATTCAGGGCTGGCTGCGAACCAAGCTGGAAGATTCCGATCAGAAACAAGCGGCCTGGCGAACCGATCCCTCAAAATCGGGAGCTGCAGGTGCTTTTGGCGATATCGGAACTCATGCCTATAACCTGGGTCGCTACATGACCGGCTTATTCCCGGAAGAAGTTTCCTGCCATTTGAAATCGATGGTCGAAGGTCGCGCCTTGGATGATTATGGTCATGCGGTCATCCGCATGGAAAACGGTGGCTTGATGACTGTGACTGCTTCGCAGATTTCTCATGGTCGCGAAAATGATTTGTTCATTGAAGTCGATGGAACCAAGAAGGCGCTGCAGTGGAAACAGGAAAATCCGAATGAGATGATCGTCCGTGAAAACGGGCAGCCTCATAAGATTTACACCCGCGATCCAAACGCACCTTTCATGACTCCCCTCGCCGCTTCTTCATGTCGACTGCCTGCTGGACATCCCGAAGCCTTCTTTGAAGCTTTCGCGAATGTCTACCGCTTCGCTTACGACGCGATGGTCTTGCGAGCAGAAGGCAAAGAATTTGAGAAGAAGGATACGATTTATCCCAATGTCTACGACGGAGCAGAGGGGATGTACTTCATTCAGCAGTGCGTCGCCAGCAGCAAAGAAAATGGGGCCTGGTTGCCCATGAAGTATGAGAAAGCTCGTCGGTAA